A window of the Oncorhynchus masou masou isolate Uvic2021 chromosome 13, UVic_Omas_1.1, whole genome shotgun sequence genome harbors these coding sequences:
- the LOC135551365 gene encoding lens fiber membrane intrinsic protein-like: MHSFLGGGLFCAMVGNILLVVSMATDYWMQYRLSGSFVHQGLWRYCMSGKCYMQTDSIAYWNATQALMILPGMSCFTGIFAGILSFAHFSAFERFNRSFAAGIMFFISTLFVLLAMAIYTGVTVNFLGKRFGDWHFSWSYILGWVALFMTFFAGIFYMCAYRMHECGRGGALHAREKDTARYINCF; encoded by the exons ATGCATAGCTTCCTGGGCGGGGGCCTATTCTGTGCCATGGTGGGGAACATCCTGCTGGTGGTCTCAATGGCAACAGACTACTGGATGCAGTACCGCCTGTCAGGCAGCTTCGTCCACCAGGGCctgtggaggtactgcatgtCGGGCAAATGTTACATGCAGACGGACAGCATCG CGTACTGGAATGCCACCCAGGCCTTAATGATCCTGCCCGGGATGTCGTGCTTCACGGGCATCTTTGCCGGCATCCTCTCCTTTGCCCACTTCTCCGCCTTCGAGAGGTTCAACCGCTCCTTCGCTGCAGGGATCATGTTTTTCATCTCCA CTTTATTTGTTCTGCTGGCGATGGCCATCTACACGGGTGTGACAGTGAACTTCCTGGGCAAGCGCTTCGGTGACTGGCATTTCTCTTGGTCTTACATATTGGGCTGGGTGGCACTGTTCATGACCTTCTTTGCAG GGATATTTTACATGTGTGCCTACAGAATGCATGAATGTGGGAGAGGGGGGGCCCTACACgctagagagaaagacacagcAAGATACATAAACTGTTTTTAA